The Deltaproteobacteria bacterium sequence CGGCTTGACGTTAGTCGGTTTTTTCCTCTTTATCGTCGCTTTTGGGTCATGGATCGCTCCTCACGATCCATATGAAGCAGACCTCACCAAAGCGATCCTGCCGCCATCCTGGCAGGAGGGAGGCTCGTCTGAGAACTTGCTCGGAACCGATGCCATGGGCCGGGACATCTTCAGCCGCTTGGTCTTTGGAGCGCGGATCACCCTGCTTCTGAGCCTGGCCTGCATCTCTGTCTATGGATGCATCGGTGTGATCATGGGCCTGATTTCAGGATATTTCGGTGGCAAGGTTGATATGGTTATCATGCGCCTGACCGATTTCTGGATGTCCATGCCCGGGATTGTCATGGCTATACTTCTGGTCAGCGTCATGGGCCCGGGAGTAAAAACAATAATTATAGTGGTCGGAATCCTGGGCTGGCCAGGTTATGCCAGGATCGTGCGCGGGGAGTGCCTGAGCCTGAAAGAGCGGGATTTTATCCGCCTGGCCGTGGTATCCGGGTGCAGCAATCTGCGCATTATGTTTTCCCACATCTTTCCGAACGTTATCAATACCCTTATCATCCTGGTAACACTCGATGTGGGCCAGATCA is a genomic window containing:
- a CDS encoding ABC transporter permease, encoding MSEESEQRVKQRIPYFGLTLVGFFLFIVAFGSWIAPHDPYEADLTKAILPPSWQEGGSSENLLGTDAMGRDIFSRLVFGARITLLLSLACISVYGCIGVIMGLISGYFGGKVDMVIMRLTDFWMSMPGIVMAILLVSVMGPGVKTIIIVVGILGWPGYARIVRGECLSLKERDFIRLAVVSGCSNLRIMFSHIFPNVINTLIILVTLDVGQIIVLTATLSFLGLGTQPPSADWGLMLFEGRQYFTYAWWLVTFPGIAILVAVLGFNVTGDWLREILDPKQKLR